A stretch of the Sphingobacterium thalpophilum genome encodes the following:
- a CDS encoding acyl-CoA carboxylase subunit beta, whose protein sequence is MEELLALLRQKRENLKLGGGIDKIQKLKEKGKMSAWERIEFLLDTGREYLEIGMFAGEDMYEEHGGCVNAGCVAVLGYVQSRLCVIVSNDATVKAGAWFPISAKKNLRAQEIAMENNLPIIYLVDSAGVFLPMQDEIFPDKEHFGRIFRNNARMSSMGIPQIAAIMGSCVAGGAYLPIMSDYAFIVEGTGSVFLAGPYLVKSAIGETVDAETLGGASTHSEISGVTDNKFPDDQSCLTAIKNVIDKIGGHTKANFSRKESIAPKVDPGKISDILPDDRTKPYRMQDILEAIVDADTLEEYKPDYGKTIVCALARVDGWAVGIVANQREIIKARKPGNAMEMQMGGVIYSDSADKAARFIMNCNQQHIPLVFFQDVTGFMVGSRSEQGGIIKDGAKMVNAMANSVVPKFTFIIGNSYGAGNYAMCGKAYDPRLIYAWPTAQMAVMSGAAAGKTLFQIQESALRARGKEISDSEKNTLMKSIEDRYNKQLSPYYAAARLWVDGIIAPQETRKVISMGIEAANEKPIVERYNVGVIQV, encoded by the coding sequence ATGGAGGAGCTACTTGCATTACTTCGTCAAAAAAGAGAAAATCTAAAACTGGGCGGCGGCATCGATAAAATCCAAAAATTGAAAGAGAAGGGAAAAATGTCTGCGTGGGAAAGGATTGAGTTTCTACTGGACACCGGCCGTGAGTACCTTGAAATCGGCATGTTTGCCGGCGAAGACATGTATGAGGAGCACGGCGGCTGCGTCAACGCCGGCTGCGTTGCAGTGCTGGGCTATGTTCAGTCAAGGCTCTGTGTGATCGTATCCAACGATGCCACGGTCAAAGCTGGTGCTTGGTTTCCGATCTCAGCAAAAAAAAACCTTCGGGCCCAGGAGATCGCCATGGAAAACAACCTACCGATCATTTACCTGGTGGACTCTGCAGGTGTTTTTCTACCCATGCAAGATGAAATTTTCCCTGATAAGGAACATTTTGGCAGGATATTCCGTAATAATGCCCGTATGTCATCGATGGGTATTCCCCAGATTGCCGCTATTATGGGCAGCTGCGTCGCTGGTGGCGCCTACCTTCCGATCATGTCGGACTATGCCTTTATCGTGGAAGGCACAGGATCGGTATTTCTCGCAGGTCCCTATCTGGTCAAATCGGCGATTGGTGAAACAGTAGATGCCGAAACCTTGGGCGGTGCCTCTACACATTCCGAAATATCGGGCGTCACAGACAATAAATTTCCTGACGATCAAAGCTGCCTGACAGCCATAAAAAATGTCATCGATAAAATAGGAGGACATACCAAAGCAAATTTTAGCCGGAAGGAAAGCATTGCCCCCAAGGTTGACCCCGGGAAGATTTCGGACATATTGCCCGACGACCGGACAAAACCCTACCGCATGCAGGATATCCTGGAAGCCATTGTAGATGCAGACACGCTGGAAGAATACAAGCCTGATTATGGCAAAACCATTGTTTGCGCGCTGGCCCGGGTGGATGGATGGGCAGTAGGCATAGTCGCCAACCAACGGGAAATCATCAAAGCGAGGAAACCGGGAAATGCCATGGAAATGCAGATGGGCGGCGTTATCTACAGTGATTCGGCAGACAAGGCAGCACGCTTTATCATGAACTGCAACCAACAGCATATCCCGCTTGTTTTCTTCCAGGATGTGACGGGATTTATGGTCGGTAGTCGCTCCGAACAAGGCGGAATTATTAAAGATGGTGCCAAAATGGTAAACGCGATGGCCAATTCGGTTGTACCTAAATTTACTTTTATCATCGGCAACAGTTATGGTGCAGGCAATTACGCGATGTGTGGAAAAGCGTATGATCCACGGCTTATATATGCCTGGCCCACTGCACAGATGGCGGTTATGAGCGGTGCCGCCGCCGGCAAAACGTTATTCCAGATACAGGAGTCTGCACTTAGAGCCCGGGGTAAAGAGATCAGTGATTCGGAAAAGAACACACTGATGAAATCCATTGAAGACCGTTATAATAAGCAGCTCAGTCCCTATTATGCCGCTGCAAGGCTTTGGGTCGACGGCATTATAGCTCCGCAAGAGACGCGCAAAGTCATTAGCATGGGCATCGAAGCAGCCAACGAAAAACCTATTGTCGAACGCTATAATGTAGGTGTGATCCAGGTATAA
- a CDS encoding acetoacetate--CoA ligase has protein sequence MGKLLWSPTEDQKSESGIGQFKQYVEQRHQLTFASYHALWEWSTDNLAVFWADVARFFQVNFHAEPVTILEPPTDTASFIGTKWFSGATLSYAEHVFRCATDLRPALIFQSERTALREVSWVELHDMVLRLQLFLKERGVSKGDRVAGVLINGVEAVALFLATNSIGAIWSCCSPDFGEASIQDRFGQIEPKVLFANANYAYNGRLFDKEQSIRMLAEQLPSLSACVFVDDPAWTQIMTRDIAHTVLQYTPVSFDDPIWILYSSGTTGKPKAITHGTGGMLLEHMKALALHQNVQEGERFMWYSTTGWMMWNYALSALLMSNTLCIYDGATHYPDKMKLWQFAKEAEVDHFGAGAAYLISCRDQHLRALNYCPKTLGSTGSPLPPDVFEWLHDQFPKSQIISLSGGTDVCSAFLSGCTLLDVYAGEIQCRTLGAKIAAFNENGAAVQQEVGELVILAPMPCMPIYFWNDANNEKYFDSYFDKFPGIWSHGDWIKITENDGIIMYGRSDATLNRGGVRIGTAEVYNVLNTIEEVGDSLVICVDHQNGGSDMLLFVQLRDGMLEDALKDRIKRSLRQQYSPRHVPDRIFQVDAIPYTLSGKKLELPIKKLFSGIPADKAVSRDIMRNPESITAFEHLSRVWST, from the coding sequence ATGGGAAAATTACTCTGGAGTCCGACAGAAGACCAAAAATCTGAATCTGGGATTGGGCAGTTTAAACAGTACGTCGAACAGCGGCATCAACTGACTTTCGCGTCGTATCATGCGCTCTGGGAATGGTCCACAGACAACCTCGCTGTTTTCTGGGCTGATGTCGCCAGATTTTTTCAGGTAAATTTTCATGCCGAGCCGGTAACTATCCTGGAACCGCCAACGGACACCGCAAGTTTTATTGGAACCAAATGGTTTAGTGGCGCCACATTAAGCTATGCCGAGCATGTATTTCGGTGTGCCACCGATCTGCGGCCGGCTTTGATCTTTCAGTCCGAACGGACGGCGTTGCGTGAGGTCTCCTGGGTTGAATTGCACGATATGGTCCTGCGGCTGCAACTATTTCTGAAAGAGAGAGGTGTATCCAAGGGCGACCGTGTCGCAGGCGTGCTGATCAACGGCGTAGAAGCTGTTGCCCTGTTTCTGGCCACCAATTCGATTGGCGCAATCTGGTCCTGTTGTTCTCCTGATTTTGGGGAAGCAAGCATTCAGGATCGCTTTGGGCAAATTGAGCCCAAAGTACTCTTTGCAAACGCAAACTATGCTTACAATGGACGTCTATTCGACAAGGAGCAAAGCATCCGAATGCTTGCAGAGCAGCTTCCTTCACTGTCGGCCTGTGTTTTTGTGGATGATCCTGCATGGACGCAGATCATGACGAGGGATATTGCCCATACAGTCCTCCAGTATACTCCTGTCAGTTTTGATGATCCGATATGGATTCTGTATTCCTCCGGTACTACGGGAAAGCCGAAGGCAATCACCCATGGCACAGGGGGCATGCTGCTGGAGCATATGAAGGCGCTGGCACTGCACCAGAATGTACAGGAAGGGGAGCGATTCATGTGGTATTCGACGACGGGCTGGATGATGTGGAACTATGCGCTTTCGGCACTATTGATGAGCAATACGCTTTGTATCTATGATGGCGCAACACATTATCCCGATAAAATGAAGTTGTGGCAATTTGCTAAAGAAGCAGAGGTAGACCATTTCGGTGCCGGTGCTGCCTATTTGATTTCCTGCCGGGATCAGCACCTGCGAGCGTTAAACTATTGTCCCAAGACCCTCGGATCGACGGGATCACCACTTCCGCCGGACGTATTTGAATGGCTTCATGATCAATTTCCAAAAAGTCAGATTATATCACTAAGTGGCGGTACGGATGTGTGCAGCGCATTTTTATCCGGATGTACACTGCTAGATGTGTACGCCGGCGAGATTCAATGTCGTACTTTAGGAGCCAAGATTGCTGCCTTTAACGAAAATGGCGCTGCTGTGCAGCAGGAGGTCGGCGAGCTGGTTATCCTGGCGCCCATGCCCTGTATGCCGATCTATTTTTGGAACGATGCAAATAACGAAAAGTACTTTGACAGTTATTTTGATAAATTTCCGGGGATCTGGAGTCATGGTGATTGGATCAAAATTACTGAAAATGATGGCATTATCATGTACGGACGTTCGGACGCAACCCTAAACCGTGGTGGGGTCCGGATCGGAACAGCCGAAGTGTACAACGTCCTCAACACGATCGAGGAAGTAGGAGATAGCCTTGTTATCTGCGTCGATCATCAGAACGGAGGATCTGACATGCTTCTGTTTGTGCAGCTTCGCGATGGTATGCTGGAAGACGCTTTAAAAGATCGGATTAAAAGGTCGCTGCGGCAGCAATACAGCCCGCGTCATGTCCCGGACCGGATTTTTCAGGTGGATGCGATTCCGTATACCTTGAGTGGTAAAAAGCTGGAACTGCCCATTAAAAAGCTTTTTTCGGGCATACCGGCGGATAAAGCCGTGTCACGGGATATTATGCGAAATCCGGAGTCTATAACTGCTTTTGAGCACCTTAGCCGTGTATGGAGCACCTAG
- a CDS encoding 2Fe-2S iron-sulfur cluster-binding protein, translating into MYALRITKIIPQPNHNLTFQLEPLTADYPKYKAGQFITLSFMFGDREVRRSYSFNSSPDNDEPMSITVKRVENGEISRLLHHRVAEGDIVQALEPQGLFFYEPERDKVRTLFLFAAGIGITPLYSILKTALLAENKSRVVLVYSNSSSAQTPFKAELEHWARQFPDRLTIIWIYSDSKFLLKARLNRDYILSIVNEHLVGARSEALFYTCGPVIYMDLCRFTLLGIGFDAQQIKRETFLLPENEEDDDDETEKQVDMTTYAIKLHFRGHTYPLKVPYDKSILDVGLEHNIKLPYSCKSGMCSTCISQCTKGNVRMDYNEVLTDREVENGRILLCTGHPTADGTEIEVL; encoded by the coding sequence ATGTATGCACTCAGGATAACAAAAATAATTCCCCAGCCTAATCATAATCTTACTTTTCAGCTGGAGCCATTGACTGCGGACTATCCAAAGTATAAGGCGGGGCAGTTTATCACTCTTTCATTTATGTTTGGCGATCGGGAGGTCCGGCGGTCCTATTCATTTAATAGTTCTCCTGACAACGATGAGCCAATGAGCATTACGGTGAAACGTGTGGAGAACGGCGAGATATCCCGCTTATTGCATCATAGGGTTGCCGAAGGTGATATTGTTCAGGCGCTGGAACCCCAGGGATTGTTTTTCTATGAGCCGGAAAGGGACAAAGTGCGGACATTGTTTTTGTTTGCAGCGGGGATAGGCATTACCCCGTTGTATTCGATTCTGAAGACGGCGTTGCTTGCCGAAAATAAATCCAGGGTTGTCCTTGTCTATAGTAATAGCTCGTCGGCACAAACTCCTTTTAAGGCAGAACTGGAACATTGGGCAAGGCAGTTTCCCGACCGGTTAACCATTATATGGATCTATTCCGATAGCAAATTTTTATTGAAAGCCCGGCTAAATAGAGACTATATCCTTTCTATTGTTAACGAGCATCTGGTTGGCGCCAGGTCCGAGGCGCTCTTTTACACCTGCGGCCCGGTCATCTATATGGATCTTTGCCGGTTCACCTTACTGGGAATAGGCTTCGATGCACAACAGATCAAACGGGAGACCTTTTTGTTGCCTGAAAATGAAGAAGATGATGATGACGAAACCGAGAAGCAGGTCGATATGACAACATATGCAATCAAATTACATTTTCGGGGGCATACCTATCCGCTGAAGGTTCCTTACGATAAGTCGATTCTTGATGTCGGTCTCGAGCATAACATAAAACTGCCCTATTCCTGTAAGTCGGGGATGTGCAGCACCTGCATTTCGCAATGTACAAAAGGAAATGTACGCATGGATTATAATGAAGTGCTGACGGACCGTGAAGTGGAAAACGGACGCATTTTACTATGTACAGGGCATCCGACGGCAGACGGAACGGAGATTGAGGTGCTTTAG
- a CDS encoding superoxide dismutase, whose product MQTRRNFLQNAAKATLGIAVSGSILQDIASAKATELNAATLTFSQVKLPFSYAALEPNIDALTMEIHYTKHHMAYINAVNDAIITENIKETSEEQLLANISKYSAKARNNAGGAWNHNFFWESLSDKPGQPGEKLSAMINKAFGSFDKFKEQFGAAAASRFGSGWAWLILDDSGNLKISSTPNQDNPLMDVAEVKGIPVLGLDVWEHAYYLHYQNKRADYIKNWWNVVNWKKVDERIA is encoded by the coding sequence ATGCAAACACGCAGAAACTTCCTTCAAAATGCAGCAAAAGCCACATTGGGCATCGCTGTATCTGGATCGATATTACAAGATATTGCTTCCGCGAAAGCAACTGAATTAAATGCCGCTACGTTAACGTTCTCTCAAGTAAAGTTACCTTTCAGTTATGCTGCATTGGAGCCAAATATTGATGCCTTGACGATGGAAATCCATTATACAAAGCATCATATGGCATATATAAACGCTGTTAATGACGCAATTATTACTGAAAACATCAAGGAAACTTCTGAGGAACAGCTTTTGGCGAATATATCCAAGTATTCTGCTAAGGCTCGCAATAACGCAGGCGGGGCCTGGAACCATAATTTTTTCTGGGAGAGCTTATCGGACAAGCCCGGACAGCCCGGTGAGAAGCTCTCTGCGATGATCAATAAAGCCTTCGGTTCATTTGATAAATTCAAAGAACAGTTTGGCGCCGCTGCGGCTTCCCGTTTTGGTTCGGGCTGGGCATGGTTGATTCTCGACGATTCCGGCAATCTGAAGATCAGCTCCACGCCAAATCAGGACAATCCGCTAATGGATGTAGCGGAAGTGAAAGGTATTCCCGTTTTGGGCTTGGATGTATGGGAACATGCTTACTATCTGCATTATCAAAACAAAAGAGCGGACTACATCAAAAACTGGTGGAATGTCGTGAACTGGAAAAAAGTCGACGAAAGAATAGCATAA
- a CDS encoding SRPBCC family protein, whose product MTTIQNTTAINRNISEVYAFLSDLNNHEQLMPDNIYNWSSTADEARFTIQNMAKLALTVAERVKNQLIRLVPSEKAPFEVTLRWELEEAAATVTKATFVIDADLNMMMKMIASGPLQKLTDFQINKLKEILG is encoded by the coding sequence ATGACGACTATTCAAAATACTACAGCGATCAATAGGAATATCAGTGAGGTATATGCCTTTTTGTCGGACTTGAATAACCATGAACAGTTGATGCCCGATAATATTTACAACTGGTCATCAACTGCTGACGAAGCGCGTTTCACCATTCAGAACATGGCAAAATTAGCATTGACGGTAGCCGAAAGGGTAAAGAACCAGCTCATCCGATTGGTCCCTTCGGAGAAGGCACCTTTTGAGGTGACATTACGCTGGGAGTTAGAGGAAGCCGCTGCAACTGTTACGAAAGCTACATTTGTCATTGACGCTGACCTCAATATGATGATGAAAATGATTGCCTCCGGACCGCTTCAGAAGCTAACAGATTTCCAGATTAATAAGCTAAAAGAAATACTCGGTTAG
- the pyrE gene encoding orotate phosphoribosyltransferase: MNNLNEVEQKVAESLLQIKAIKLQPKSPFTWASGWKSPIYCDNRITLSHPAIRTYIRQKLSKLIQEEFGSVDMISGVATAGIPQGVLVAQDLGLPFSYVRSSAKDHGRQNMIEGEVVSGQRVVVVEDLISTGKSSLVAVKALREAGCNVVGLVSIFTYGLQEATDNFAEAKCPYFSLCNYDALIQVAAENSYVLEEDVEILKKWRLNPAGWGVSFQ; the protein is encoded by the coding sequence ATGAATAATTTAAATGAGGTTGAACAAAAAGTTGCTGAATCCTTATTGCAAATTAAAGCAATAAAATTGCAACCTAAAAGTCCTTTTACATGGGCGTCGGGTTGGAAGTCTCCAATTTACTGTGATAACCGTATCACTTTATCTCATCCAGCGATACGTACGTATATTCGTCAGAAGCTTTCAAAGCTTATTCAAGAGGAGTTTGGATCAGTGGATATGATTTCAGGAGTCGCTACGGCAGGTATTCCGCAAGGTGTTTTGGTGGCACAGGATTTAGGACTGCCGTTTTCCTATGTAAGAAGTTCTGCGAAGGATCATGGCCGTCAAAATATGATCGAGGGAGAAGTGGTCAGCGGTCAGCGCGTTGTTGTCGTTGAAGACTTGATCTCAACAGGAAAAAGTAGTTTAGTGGCTGTCAAGGCGCTTCGGGAAGCGGGATGTAACGTTGTTGGCCTGGTTTCGATTTTTACCTATGGACTGCAGGAAGCAACGGACAATTTTGCAGAAGCGAAATGTCCTTACTTTAGTCTGTGCAATTATGATGCGTTGATTCAGGTTGCAGCAGAAAACAGCTACGTCCTGGAGGAAGACGTTGAGATCTTGAAAAAATGGAGATTAAATCCAGCAGGATGGGGCGTAAGCTTTCAATAG
- a CDS encoding NUDIX domain-containing protein, whose amino-acid sequence MNETVLILADFVPSKIKNPQTISIQDIELQKLFKQSEIDKVPKTYLYINKDFETVFQNLKSKHKIIKAAGGLVKNGDGEYLFIYRLGKWDLPKGKVEDNEKMKEAAVREVEEECGIKIHYLGKKITTSYHTYYLRNGEFVLKATNWYEMGVNKVPKLIPQTAEDITKAEWRSTDQFEDLLTNTYPIIENIIKKAK is encoded by the coding sequence ATGAACGAAACCGTGCTAATTTTGGCAGATTTCGTTCCTTCAAAAATCAAAAACCCGCAAACAATTAGTATTCAAGACATTGAACTCCAAAAACTTTTCAAACAATCTGAGATTGACAAAGTTCCAAAGACCTATCTCTACATCAATAAGGATTTTGAGACTGTATTCCAAAACTTAAAAAGCAAGCACAAAATCATAAAGGCAGCTGGCGGGCTGGTCAAAAACGGCGACGGGGAGTATCTTTTTATCTACCGTCTGGGCAAATGGGACCTGCCGAAAGGTAAAGTCGAAGACAACGAGAAAATGAAAGAGGCGGCAGTCCGTGAAGTGGAAGAAGAATGTGGCATAAAAATCCATTATTTAGGAAAAAAAATCACCACATCGTATCATACTTATTATCTACGCAATGGCGAGTTTGTGCTCAAAGCGACCAATTGGTATGAAATGGGTGTGAATAAAGTTCCAAAGTTGATCCCACAGACTGCAGAAGATATTACAAAGGCAGAGTGGCGCAGTACGGACCAGTTTGAAGACCTGCTGACCAAT